One Microbacterium marinum genomic window carries:
- a CDS encoding metallophosphoesterase, producing MLDYPTFDFDQVDFVTSDTHFSHARISELAGRPFATVEEMDEDLIRRWNDEVPPGSVVLHLGDVALGPIEESIGLTARLNGRRLLVPGNHDRVSPATQSKRAIERFLPKYEAAGWEILPEVIEGTRRGYRIIASHYPYAGDSQEQDRHTSHRPRWDDGIPLIHGHTHARDYGPNGHQFHVGVDAHDFAPIPFSVIDAWIQSLPGIETRLQTAIREARGVLADLDDTPWPAMDHMFYMQAYDVLHMHLEELLEALKSQTSPERRSS from the coding sequence GTGCTTGACTATCCGACTTTCGACTTCGATCAAGTCGACTTCGTCACCTCCGACACGCACTTCAGCCACGCCCGCATCAGCGAACTCGCCGGTCGACCGTTCGCCACGGTCGAGGAGATGGATGAGGATCTCATCCGCCGATGGAACGACGAGGTTCCGCCCGGCAGCGTGGTGCTTCATCTGGGCGATGTGGCGCTCGGCCCGATCGAGGAATCGATCGGGCTCACCGCTCGGCTCAACGGGCGCAGGCTGCTCGTGCCCGGGAACCACGATCGTGTCTCGCCCGCGACACAGTCGAAACGGGCGATCGAGCGATTCCTGCCCAAGTACGAAGCGGCGGGCTGGGAGATCCTTCCGGAGGTCATCGAGGGCACCCGCCGCGGGTACCGGATCATCGCCTCGCACTACCCCTACGCCGGCGACAGCCAGGAACAGGATCGACACACGTCGCATCGCCCACGCTGGGACGACGGCATCCCGCTCATCCACGGGCACACCCACGCGCGGGACTATGGCCCGAACGGGCATCAGTTCCACGTGGGCGTCGACGCGCACGACTTCGCCCCGATCCCGTTCAGCGTCATCGACGCCTGGATCCAGAGCCTGCCCGGAATCGAGACTCGGCTGCAGACAGCGATCCGCGAGGCTCGAGGGGTCCTCGCCGACCTCGACGACACACCGTGGCCTGCCATGGACCACATGTTCTACATGCAGGCCTACGACGTGCTCCACATGCACCTCGAAGAGCTGCTCGAGGCGCTCAAATCGCAGACCTCGCCAGAACGGCGCTCAAGCTAA
- a CDS encoding MarR family transcriptional regulator gives METVPSEQSEELSKLAFGSNHMLALMAEIARSSDGKFSTPSVANATGLSTSTIHALLKRLKQLGLVRRTDEVTPERIRIYQRAVHPTWDYALRLEAEADARAAGTFTIQWEATTAHR, from the coding sequence GTGGAGACCGTGCCGAGCGAACAGAGCGAGGAGCTCTCGAAGCTTGCCTTTGGCAGCAACCACATGCTCGCGCTCATGGCTGAGATCGCGCGTTCCTCCGACGGGAAGTTCTCTACTCCGTCCGTGGCGAATGCCACTGGACTGTCGACCAGCACGATCCACGCCCTGCTGAAGCGCCTAAAGCAGTTGGGGCTTGTCCGGCGAACGGATGAGGTCACCCCCGAGCGGATCAGGATCTATCAGCGCGCAGTGCACCCGACATGGGACTACGCACTACGGCTTGAAGCAGAGGCAGACGCACGCGCAGCCGGAACTTTCACCATCCAGTGGGAAGCAACCACGGCGCATCGCTAG
- a CDS encoding TnsA-like heteromeric transposase endonuclease subunit, with amino-acid sequence MSKLRIVGDVRTLTTQELGLYVRDFWEMDMSASSSRYTLRFDRDDLERGELSDLDAPHVFEAEPRRTFRWHRGQRHYPGRYWSATTEGFVGYESRLELAALLLEDFDHRAVRIASQPFELIADRDGVERSYVPDYMIEHNDHRFTVIEVKPNRRLEDPEIEGALRWAGDIIQSRGWAYRIVTEPDPALLSNIRFLAGYRRLWQFPQRDVDLVEAATREAPTLGAALRNAGAALGDIPYARAVVLHLLWRHSILCDLTSVLANHTQLEMP; translated from the coding sequence GTGTCGAAGCTGCGGATCGTCGGTGATGTCCGTACGTTAACGACTCAAGAGTTAGGACTCTATGTTCGTGATTTTTGGGAGATGGACATGTCAGCGTCCTCGTCGCGTTACACGCTGAGATTTGATCGGGATGACCTCGAACGGGGCGAGCTCTCGGACCTGGACGCCCCCCATGTCTTCGAGGCCGAGCCTCGGCGGACGTTCCGCTGGCATCGGGGACAGCGCCACTACCCAGGGCGCTACTGGTCCGCAACGACGGAGGGCTTCGTCGGATACGAAAGCCGCCTCGAACTCGCGGCGCTGCTCCTCGAGGACTTCGACCACCGAGCCGTTCGGATCGCCTCGCAGCCGTTCGAGCTGATCGCTGACCGCGACGGCGTCGAGCGAAGCTACGTGCCCGACTACATGATCGAGCACAACGACCACCGATTCACGGTGATCGAGGTCAAGCCCAACCGCCGGCTGGAGGACCCGGAGATCGAGGGCGCTCTCAGGTGGGCAGGCGACATCATCCAGTCGCGTGGCTGGGCATATCGAATCGTCACCGAACCCGACCCGGCACTCCTTTCCAACATTCGGTTCCTGGCGGGCTACAGGCGTCTCTGGCAGTTCCCTCAGCGAGACGTCGACCTGGTCGAGGCGGCCACTCGCGAAGCACCCACACTCGGCGCGGCTCTGCGGAATGCGGGCGCAGCCTTGGGCGACATTCCCTATGCGCGAGCGGTCGTGCTCCACCTGCTCTGGCGCCACTCGATTCTCTGCGACCTCACATCCGTCCTTGCCAACCACACCCAATTGGAGATGCCATGA
- a CDS encoding DDE-type integrase/transposase/recombinase — protein MSHSFDIRVGSTVSYDGCLCTVIEIAGDAVVLVDGAKRTRRVRLVELLRDATDAFGLPSEEAALTPLALIWADATEAQRDEARRKAAHIREMRTGFASGLPTLAQPNEPRPEYNPKLTTIHERRRTKAAELGVSPKTLKRWDDRFDEGEDLALLDFRKTSWTPALSGLDPRWVDMCRRVVEENVRGAKRSVTTTLAIVLARVNREYPDADVRIPSESTARDAVAELTRGKGTFGASMRAQRSIDTRPPVPYGRLVATRPGEYVVLDTTPLNVFGVAPVTGKWMRAELTVALDLYDRSILGLRLAPVSTKAVDVAGVLMEALMPREMPAEWGDRATWPFHGVPENIVIDVENLKALRFRRPGILPDTIIIDHGKPFMSIHVASVCQRLGISIQPAHVYTGTDKAWVERWFRTINEVLQELPGYKGSDIASRGEAPEVEAVYTIPQLEQILREWIATIYHVRPHDGLVDSQLPAAKMSPAQKFEQGIAVAGRIRVPSNPNLLLEMLPVVKRKFNHYGVEVGTLRYNGDIVGKYYDRSRAMAKSKRKWQFSVNPDDFSQIYFNDPDDNSWHVLRWEHAPKVPVPFSFDALEYAKGIALDRRNGVNVSEVLGELLERWGAGRASTPAEKRISARLAAQLAETADGPDSPFFPHIAKQIAQQMAGPDLSEELGMVSLSPPPASENDDPLALTADELIEEDLDDIDLLEDL, from the coding sequence ATGAGCCATAGCTTCGACATTCGAGTCGGCAGCACCGTCTCGTATGACGGCTGCCTCTGCACCGTCATCGAGATCGCCGGCGACGCCGTCGTGCTCGTCGACGGCGCCAAGAGAACCCGACGGGTTCGACTCGTCGAACTCCTTCGCGACGCGACCGACGCATTCGGACTGCCGTCGGAGGAGGCCGCACTCACACCGCTCGCGCTGATCTGGGCGGACGCGACGGAGGCGCAACGCGATGAGGCGCGAAGGAAGGCGGCGCATATTCGCGAGATGCGCACCGGCTTCGCGTCGGGGCTGCCGACACTCGCTCAGCCGAACGAGCCTCGACCGGAGTACAACCCGAAGCTCACAACCATCCACGAGCGTCGCCGCACCAAGGCTGCAGAGCTCGGAGTCAGTCCGAAGACGTTGAAGCGCTGGGACGATCGATTCGACGAAGGCGAAGATCTCGCGCTGCTCGACTTCCGGAAGACGTCCTGGACGCCGGCCCTCTCCGGCCTAGATCCGCGCTGGGTCGACATGTGCCGCCGTGTCGTTGAGGAGAACGTGCGCGGCGCCAAGCGCAGTGTTACGACCACGCTTGCGATCGTGCTGGCAAGAGTCAACCGGGAGTACCCGGATGCCGACGTGCGGATCCCATCCGAGTCCACCGCTCGCGATGCGGTCGCCGAGCTCACCCGGGGCAAGGGGACGTTCGGCGCGAGCATGCGCGCGCAGCGGTCCATCGACACGCGGCCGCCAGTGCCATACGGGCGGTTGGTCGCGACAAGACCCGGTGAGTACGTCGTCCTCGACACCACACCCCTCAACGTCTTCGGCGTCGCGCCGGTCACCGGCAAGTGGATGCGCGCCGAGTTGACCGTCGCCCTCGACCTCTACGACCGGTCGATCCTCGGGCTTCGCCTTGCACCTGTCTCGACCAAGGCGGTGGATGTCGCGGGAGTGCTGATGGAGGCGCTCATGCCCCGCGAGATGCCGGCGGAGTGGGGCGACCGAGCGACCTGGCCGTTCCACGGCGTACCCGAGAACATCGTCATCGATGTCGAGAACCTCAAGGCGCTGCGGTTCCGGCGTCCCGGCATCCTTCCCGACACGATCATCATCGATCACGGTAAGCCGTTCATGTCGATCCACGTGGCGAGCGTGTGCCAGCGACTCGGGATCTCCATCCAGCCCGCGCACGTCTATACCGGCACCGACAAGGCGTGGGTGGAACGGTGGTTCCGCACCATCAACGAGGTGCTGCAAGAGCTACCCGGCTACAAGGGCTCAGACATCGCCTCGAGGGGTGAGGCGCCCGAGGTGGAAGCCGTCTACACGATCCCGCAACTGGAGCAGATCCTCCGAGAGTGGATCGCGACGATCTACCACGTGCGCCCACACGACGGACTTGTCGACTCGCAGCTGCCAGCGGCCAAGATGAGCCCCGCTCAGAAGTTCGAGCAGGGGATCGCGGTGGCCGGCCGCATCCGTGTGCCGTCAAACCCGAACCTGCTCCTCGAGATGCTCCCCGTCGTGAAGCGCAAGTTCAACCACTATGGCGTCGAGGTCGGCACCCTCCGATACAACGGTGACATCGTCGGGAAGTACTACGACCGATCGCGGGCGATGGCGAAGAGCAAGCGGAAGTGGCAGTTCTCGGTGAACCCCGACGACTTCTCGCAGATCTACTTCAACGACCCGGACGACAACTCCTGGCACGTGCTGCGCTGGGAGCACGCGCCGAAGGTCCCGGTGCCGTTCAGCTTTGACGCCCTCGAGTACGCCAAGGGCATAGCTCTCGACCGTCGCAACGGTGTGAATGTGTCCGAAGTGCTCGGTGAACTCCTCGAACGGTGGGGTGCAGGCCGTGCGAGCACGCCCGCCGAGAAGCGCATCAGCGCGCGACTTGCCGCCCAGCTCGCTGAGACCGCGGACGGCCCGGACAGCCCGTTCTTCCCGCACATCGCCAAGCAGATCGCGCAGCAGATGGCTGGACCGGATCTGAGCGAGGAGCTGGGCATGGTCTCGCTCTCACCACCACCGGCGAGCGAAAACGACGATCCTCTCGCCCTCACCGCTGACGAGCTCATCGAAGAGGACCTCGATGACATCGACCTTCTGGAGGACCTGTGA
- a CDS encoding AAA family ATPase — MILPLERDELLSRWEGWRDFAEAPALEQPERLSVKQIEELSEDARVVYDYHRERYHANFLVKTPQVVRLNGRLWDLLDANQQGPSRVKGAAVIDSPPGLGKTTAVDAFGRAFHQRQILRHGRDFDDGQTLHIPVCRVAFSGNTTTRALNESILNFYNHPSADASRSRYLRNRNLAALAAESVRRHGTRLIIVDDVHFLKIHTDEGVALANELKWLANEYPATFLFTGVNMSSTGLLSESKTDKKLAMSQIARRWTRLTLPPFAHPVGEHRKTWMTLLGAIDSRLVLANARPHMLREQADYLYERSTGMIGSLFKLITLGAVHAMRDGTEELTRAVLDEIDIDVAAEDAREAVAMELEEKKLAAAKRSKPRSVA; from the coding sequence GTGATCCTTCCGCTTGAGCGCGACGAACTTCTCTCTCGCTGGGAGGGGTGGCGGGACTTCGCCGAAGCGCCAGCCCTTGAGCAGCCCGAGCGGCTGTCGGTGAAGCAGATCGAGGAGCTCAGCGAGGACGCGCGTGTCGTCTACGACTACCACCGCGAGCGATACCACGCGAACTTCCTGGTGAAGACTCCGCAGGTCGTGAGGTTGAACGGACGCCTCTGGGACCTGCTCGATGCGAACCAACAGGGCCCGTCACGGGTGAAGGGCGCCGCCGTCATCGACTCGCCACCCGGACTGGGCAAGACCACCGCAGTCGACGCGTTCGGGCGGGCGTTTCACCAACGGCAGATCCTGCGGCACGGGCGTGACTTCGACGACGGGCAGACGCTCCACATCCCCGTCTGCAGGGTCGCGTTTTCCGGGAACACGACGACGCGTGCGTTGAACGAGTCCATCCTGAACTTCTACAACCATCCTTCCGCCGACGCCTCGAGGAGCCGATACCTGCGCAACCGAAACCTGGCTGCGCTGGCAGCCGAGTCGGTCCGCCGTCACGGCACACGGTTGATCATCGTCGATGACGTGCACTTCCTGAAGATCCACACCGACGAGGGAGTCGCGCTGGCCAACGAGCTGAAGTGGCTCGCCAACGAGTACCCGGCGACCTTCCTATTCACGGGCGTCAACATGAGCAGCACAGGGCTGCTCAGCGAAAGCAAGACCGACAAGAAACTCGCGATGTCGCAGATCGCGAGACGTTGGACACGCCTGACTCTCCCGCCATTCGCGCACCCAGTCGGTGAGCACCGAAAGACCTGGATGACCTTGCTGGGCGCGATCGACTCGCGCCTCGTTCTCGCCAACGCGCGACCGCACATGCTCCGCGAGCAAGCGGACTACCTCTACGAACGCTCAACCGGAATGATCGGCTCGCTCTTCAAACTGATCACCCTCGGCGCCGTGCACGCCATGCGTGACGGCACTGAGGAACTGACCCGTGCGGTGCTGGACGAGATCGACATCGACGTGGCGGCCGAGGATGCGCGCGAGGCCGTTGCAATGGAGCTCGAGGAGAAGAAGCTCGCGGCCGCCAAACGGAGCAAGCCTCGGTCCGTCGCATGA
- a CDS encoding TniQ family protein produces the protein MSLRRLLHVTMPLPDEPFDSWVEFMAHSYGATVGEMARALGLSDSEGVPAAASQSSRAWSTALEPQHLRNLELTTGRSGDEFRAMTRTTFAANAIRLTPQGRISASCPATGVAARYCPECLADSGGRWRLSWQFPFGFACPRHKRLLVDRCPGCGQPPRLLAHPLTLVPEPGHCHNRPPTESPAFGARCGADLTSSEEFVAAEPETREAQRAILRVIATGVGEFGIYAGGPPSTVQVLSDMLLLSRAGRQALVDGEHFEWMPAGQADVSPIASHKRTGKIDLRPSAAREVALGNTLAFVALQSGDRITDLLRGRVSVHTALDHYSPPLRDHVSRALGRARRPTATLQAVTTSVVDPAARAAKLPAVLWSEWTSRLAPRRLDAEIAGGALAAAVVFVGTRLTHGSAIKLLDSAAQGRQVSHVMRSLGRNAPEADTIRAIARLAALLDETSTPIDFARRRVIDYSGILPRDEWHEICRTANVLAGGDRRWQTARAHLYALLSGNRVARAPFAQEASFPAFTEVRSFRDGLPEVVSRALNDSATAFLKARHIDEPVEWMPHLNLAGFVADVPASGGSEWPQARPARAVVKPTRAVAAYSAGRSVREIAFEHGVARQTVSRVLEDAGVETRIGRRRVAIDVDWLRRRYVDERHTIPEIAAEVGVTMTTINRHLEAAGIPRRARGSASRATAIRVDPRAGDSPLLRRILVGQDATQRAERFLIVARHATMTAAATELGVTLSILANQMRRIGVDAGGPLIQRAFRGQPLALTELGLEVRHALSRAFEISEGEDPAPPAGGSQ, from the coding sequence ATGAGCCTCCGACGCCTGCTCCACGTCACGATGCCGCTCCCAGACGAACCCTTCGATTCCTGGGTCGAGTTCATGGCCCACAGCTACGGGGCTACTGTCGGCGAGATGGCTCGAGCGCTGGGGCTCAGCGACAGCGAGGGGGTGCCCGCCGCGGCATCTCAATCTTCACGGGCCTGGTCCACCGCGCTGGAGCCCCAGCACCTCCGCAATCTCGAGCTGACGACCGGCCGGTCGGGCGACGAGTTCCGTGCGATGACCCGCACCACATTCGCCGCGAACGCCATCCGCCTCACACCTCAGGGACGCATCAGCGCGTCCTGCCCCGCCACGGGAGTTGCCGCCCGCTACTGCCCCGAGTGCCTCGCCGACTCGGGAGGCCGCTGGCGCCTTTCCTGGCAGTTCCCGTTCGGGTTCGCCTGCCCACGCCACAAGCGACTCCTCGTCGACAGGTGCCCGGGATGCGGCCAGCCGCCGCGGCTCCTGGCGCATCCCCTCACGCTCGTTCCGGAACCCGGGCACTGCCACAACAGGCCGCCGACCGAATCGCCAGCGTTCGGCGCGCGCTGCGGCGCCGACCTCACCTCGAGCGAGGAGTTCGTGGCGGCAGAACCCGAGACTCGCGAAGCGCAACGTGCGATCTTGAGGGTCATCGCCACCGGCGTCGGCGAGTTCGGCATCTACGCCGGCGGTCCCCCGAGCACCGTCCAGGTGCTGTCCGACATGCTGCTGCTGTCGCGCGCGGGGCGACAGGCGCTCGTCGACGGAGAGCACTTCGAGTGGATGCCTGCGGGTCAGGCTGACGTGAGCCCGATCGCGTCTCACAAGCGCACCGGCAAGATAGATCTGCGGCCCAGCGCTGCCCGAGAAGTCGCTCTCGGCAACACTCTCGCCTTCGTGGCGTTGCAGTCAGGTGACCGGATCACTGACCTGCTGCGCGGACGCGTCAGCGTCCACACCGCGCTCGACCACTACTCCCCGCCACTACGCGATCACGTGAGCCGTGCGCTCGGTCGCGCGAGGCGCCCCACTGCGACCCTTCAGGCGGTGACGACGTCGGTGGTGGATCCGGCCGCGCGAGCCGCAAAGCTCCCCGCCGTCCTGTGGTCCGAATGGACCTCACGCCTCGCACCGCGGCGTCTGGATGCCGAGATCGCCGGCGGTGCGCTGGCGGCAGCCGTGGTCTTCGTTGGCACCCGCCTCACTCACGGCTCGGCCATCAAGCTACTCGATTCCGCAGCTCAGGGACGCCAGGTCAGCCACGTCATGCGATCGCTCGGACGCAACGCACCGGAGGCCGACACCATCCGCGCGATCGCTCGCCTGGCTGCGCTCCTCGATGAGACCTCGACCCCGATCGACTTCGCCCGCCGGCGGGTCATCGACTACTCCGGCATCCTGCCCCGCGACGAGTGGCACGAGATCTGCCGGACGGCGAACGTCCTGGCCGGCGGGGATCGGCGCTGGCAGACCGCCCGTGCGCATCTCTACGCCCTGCTCAGCGGCAATCGCGTGGCGCGGGCGCCCTTCGCTCAAGAGGCGAGCTTTCCCGCATTCACCGAAGTTCGCTCGTTCCGCGACGGATTGCCGGAGGTCGTGTCCCGTGCGCTCAACGACTCGGCGACCGCGTTCCTTAAGGCACGGCACATCGATGAGCCCGTGGAATGGATGCCGCACCTCAATCTCGCCGGTTTCGTCGCTGATGTCCCCGCGTCGGGTGGAAGCGAGTGGCCGCAAGCTCGCCCCGCCCGGGCCGTGGTGAAGCCGACCCGCGCAGTCGCGGCGTACTCCGCGGGACGGTCGGTGCGAGAGATCGCCTTCGAACACGGAGTCGCTCGTCAGACCGTCAGCCGCGTGCTCGAGGACGCCGGCGTCGAGACTCGCATCGGTCGGCGGAGAGTTGCCATCGATGTGGATTGGTTGCGGCGGCGGTACGTCGACGAGCGCCACACCATCCCCGAGATCGCCGCCGAAGTCGGCGTGACGATGACCACGATCAACCGCCATCTCGAGGCCGCTGGGATCCCGCGCCGAGCCCGCGGCAGCGCGAGCCGAGCGACCGCGATACGGGTTGACCCACGCGCCGGGGACTCGCCGCTACTGCGCCGAATCCTCGTGGGACAGGACGCCACACAGCGCGCCGAACGATTCCTCATCGTCGCCCGCCACGCCACCATGACAGCTGCTGCGACCGAGCTCGGAGTGACACTCAGCATCCTCGCGAACCAGATGAGGCGCATCGGGGTGGATGCTGGTGGCCCGCTGATCCAGCGCGCGTTCCGAGGTCAGCCGCTCGCCCTCACCGAGCTCGGCTTGGAAGTACGCCACGCGTTGTCGCGTGCCTTCGAGATCAGCGAAGGCGAAGATCCGGCGCCTCCGGCGGGAGGATCTCAGTGA
- a CDS encoding helix-turn-helix domain-containing protein, with product MAKRTRPEDAAWSAYAGQLATNLQRLRHERGLSQEDVAYRSGLTRYTYQKYEKGESKPGTPANPTIRTLLAMSQALGVELTEILPPEAPDLRLR from the coding sequence GTGGCGAAGCGGACCAGACCCGAGGATGCGGCCTGGAGCGCCTACGCCGGCCAGCTCGCCACGAACCTTCAACGGCTCCGCCACGAGCGCGGTCTCAGCCAGGAAGACGTCGCTTACCGGTCCGGTCTGACCCGCTACACGTACCAGAAGTACGAGAAGGGCGAGTCGAAGCCGGGCACGCCGGCAAACCCGACGATCCGCACTCTCCTCGCGATGTCGCAGGCGCTGGGCGTCGAGCTCACTGAGATCCTCCCGCCGGAGGCGCCGGATCTTCGCCTTCGCTGA
- a CDS encoding TIGR04255 family protein, producing the protein MDYPRREVFPSSPLALVAAEVRFNDSARLRQQTTVDAIAIALEHAFPVQDQFHQAEVQVHLGAGPKVSQTSGRTFKNSSSTAIVTLSAGRLSLETTAYSHFAEFRELMLLCCRAVVGAGVTPALQRVGLRYIDEIRVPDDAVRDARRWDRWIDPRLVGHLTIGPQTAQVQQAEGVVTYRLAEGSGLNVRFASLPRGAVVSPAALVRHAFDANQPLFVLDFDGYREFVGPDATLMSEEVIARTLDAVHAPTGEAFQASITEEARQLFRK; encoded by the coding sequence ATGGACTACCCGCGCAGGGAAGTTTTCCCCTCCTCTCCGCTGGCGCTAGTGGCCGCTGAGGTGCGTTTCAACGACTCCGCTCGGCTACGTCAGCAAACGACCGTTGACGCGATCGCGATCGCGCTTGAACACGCCTTCCCGGTTCAAGATCAGTTCCACCAGGCAGAGGTACAGGTTCACCTGGGTGCTGGCCCGAAGGTCTCGCAGACTTCGGGTCGAACATTCAAGAACTCTTCGAGCACCGCGATCGTGACCCTCTCGGCCGGACGACTCAGTCTTGAGACCACCGCCTACTCACACTTTGCCGAGTTCCGTGAGCTGATGCTGCTGTGTTGTCGTGCGGTGGTGGGGGCCGGTGTGACGCCAGCGCTACAGAGGGTTGGCCTCCGCTATATTGACGAGATCCGAGTCCCTGATGACGCGGTTCGTGACGCTCGACGATGGGATCGATGGATCGATCCGCGCCTTGTCGGCCACTTGACCATTGGCCCTCAGACGGCCCAGGTCCAGCAAGCCGAAGGGGTCGTGACGTACAGGCTCGCTGAAGGAAGCGGGCTCAACGTTCGCTTCGCTTCGTTGCCGCGCGGCGCAGTAGTCTCGCCGGCCGCATTGGTGCGGCACGCGTTCGATGCCAATCAGCCCCTGTTCGTCCTTGACTTCGACGGATACCGAGAATTTGTGGGCCCAGATGCCACACTCATGTCAGAGGAAGTCATCGCGAGAACCCTCGATGCGGTCCACGCGCCCACCGGGGAAGCCTTTCAGGCATCGATTACCGAAGAAGCCCGTCAGCTATTCAGAAAGTAG
- a CDS encoding ribonuclease inhibitor, whose translation MATYVIEGSRVTDIPSFYAELNRLVMSEEDWTLGGSLDALDDLLYGGIGALVGDDAVVFEWVDSEHSRAALGVETTADWLRAKLDRPDVFAADPLREQLAALENGTGRTYFELILDVFADHPEVTLVLR comes from the coding sequence ATGGCCACCTACGTCATCGAGGGCTCGCGGGTCACCGACATCCCGTCGTTCTACGCGGAGCTGAACCGGCTCGTCATGTCGGAGGAGGACTGGACGCTCGGGGGGAGCCTCGATGCGCTCGACGACCTGCTCTACGGCGGCATCGGTGCGCTCGTCGGAGACGACGCGGTCGTCTTCGAATGGGTCGACTCCGAGCACAGCCGTGCGGCTCTCGGGGTCGAGACGACGGCGGACTGGCTCCGCGCGAAGCTGGATCGGCCGGACGTGTTCGCGGCCGATCCGCTCCGGGAGCAGCTCGCCGCCCTCGAGAACGGCACCGGCCGCACCTACTTCGAGCTGATCCTCGATGTCTTCGCCGACCACCCGGAGGTGACGTTGGTGCTGAGGTGA
- a CDS encoding DUF2256 and DUF3253 domain-containing protein produces MTRERPSKVCASCGRRFEWRAKWQRNWDDVRYCSDGCRRRGIRPVDEQLTRSILDLLADRAAGATICPSEAARAVGGENWRDLMEPARRAARRLVDAGEVEITQRGTVVDPSTAKGPIRIRRAR; encoded by the coding sequence ATGACGCGCGAACGTCCGTCGAAGGTCTGCGCCTCGTGCGGCCGCCGTTTCGAATGGCGCGCGAAGTGGCAGCGGAACTGGGACGACGTCCGATACTGCTCCGACGGATGCCGCCGGCGCGGCATCCGCCCCGTCGATGAGCAGCTAACGCGCAGCATCCTCGACCTGCTCGCCGACCGCGCGGCCGGTGCGACGATCTGCCCGTCGGAGGCGGCACGAGCCGTCGGCGGCGAGAACTGGCGCGACCTCATGGAACCCGCGCGCCGCGCAGCGCGTCGACTCGTCGACGCCGGTGAGGTCGAGATCACTCAGCGCGGCACCGTCGTCGACCCGTCGACCGCGAAGGGGCCGATCCGCATCCGTCGCGCACGCTGA
- a CDS encoding SDR family oxidoreductase: MAHPPAQQQDVPGTDRIMEPRPDYGEDTYRGHGRLEGKVALITGGDSGIGKAVALAYAREGADIAISYLDEHEDAADAKRLVESAGRRAILLPGDLSDPQRCRDVVAQTVSELGRLDVLISNAAYQMTRDSLEEISDDEWDFTWATNVDAYFHLVKAAVPHLQPGASIIATSSIQADQPSPALMPYAATKAAMASMTASLAQMLGERGIRVNAVAPGPIWTPLIPSTMPPEKVDGFGSDVPLGRVGQPAELAPTYVLLASEDSSYITGAVIPVTGGKPLL, encoded by the coding sequence ATGGCACATCCCCCGGCACAGCAGCAGGACGTTCCCGGCACCGATCGGATCATGGAGCCGCGGCCCGACTACGGCGAGGACACATACCGCGGCCACGGCAGGCTCGAGGGGAAGGTCGCGCTCATCACCGGCGGCGACAGTGGCATCGGCAAGGCGGTCGCCCTCGCGTACGCACGCGAAGGCGCTGACATCGCGATCAGTTATCTCGATGAGCATGAGGATGCCGCGGACGCGAAGCGGCTCGTCGAGAGTGCGGGGCGACGGGCGATCCTCCTGCCAGGAGATCTCTCCGATCCCCAGCGATGCCGTGACGTGGTCGCGCAGACGGTGTCCGAGCTCGGCCGCCTCGACGTCCTGATCAGCAACGCGGCCTATCAGATGACCCGCGACTCGCTCGAGGAGATCTCGGACGACGAGTGGGACTTCACGTGGGCGACGAACGTCGACGCGTACTTCCACCTCGTGAAGGCGGCCGTGCCCCACCTCCAGCCCGGCGCCTCGATCATCGCGACGTCGTCGATCCAGGCCGACCAGCCCTCGCCCGCACTCATGCCCTACGCGGCCACCAAGGCGGCGATGGCGAGCATGACCGCGTCGCTCGCGCAGATGCTCGGCGAACGCGGCATCCGTGTGAATGCCGTTGCACCGGGCCCGATCTGGACGCCGCTCATCCCGTCCACGATGCCGCCCGAGAAGGTCGACGGATTCGGTTCCGACGTTCCCCTCGGTCGCGTCGGCCAGCCGGCGGAACTCGCGCCGACATACGTCCTGCTCGCCTCGGAGGACTCCAGTTACATCACGGGCGCCGTCATTCCCGTCACGGGAGGGAAGCCGCTGCTGTGA